One segment of Prionailurus bengalensis isolate Pbe53 chromosome X, Fcat_Pben_1.1_paternal_pri, whole genome shotgun sequence DNA contains the following:
- the ZIC3 gene encoding zinc finger protein ZIC 3 isoform X2 codes for MTMLLDGGPQFPGLGVGSFGAPRHHEMPNREPAGMGLNPFGDSPHAAAAAAAAAAFKLSPAAAHDLSSGQSSAFTPQGSGYANALGHHHHHHHHHHHAGQVPSYGGAASAAFNSTRDFLFRQRGSGLGEAASGGGQHGLFAGSASSLHAPAGIPEPPGYLLFPGLHEQGAGHPSPTGHVDNNQVHLGLRGELFGRADPYRPVASPRTDPYTAGAQFPNYSPMNMNMGVNVAAHHGPGAFFRYMRQPIKQELSCKWIDEAQLSRPKKSCDRTFSTMHELVTHVTMEHVGGPEQNNHVCYWEECPREGKSFKAKYKLVNHIRVHTGEKPFPCPFPGCGKIFARSENLKIHKRTHTGEKPFKCEFEGCDRRFANSSDRKKHMHVHTSDKPYICKVCDKSYTHPSSLRKHMKCCPAWYPGQSLIPDEELDTDVGMQQPALHNTTYPKCRVHAQPTVQEMIY; via the exons ATGACGATGCTCCTGGACGGAGGCCCGCAGTTCCCCGGGCTGGGAGTGGGCAGCTTCGGCGCGCCGCGCCACCACGAGATGCCCAACCGCGAGCCGGCGGGCATGGGGCTGAATCCCTTCGGGGACTCGCcccacgccgccgccgccgccgccgccgccgccgccttcaAGCTGAGCCCCGCCGCGGCTCACGATCTGTCTTCGGGCCAGAGCTCCGCGTTCACGCCGCAGGGCTCGGGTTACGCCAACGCCCTgggccatcaccaccaccaccatcaccaccatcaccacgcCGGCCAGGTGCCCAGCTACGGCGGTGCAGCCTCCGCCGCCTTCAACTCCACGCGCGACTTTCTGTTCCGCCAGCGCGGCTCCGGGCTCGGCGAGGCGGCCTCGGGTGGCGGGCAGCACGGGCTCTTCGCCGGCTCGGCGAGCAGCCTGCACGCTCCAGCTGGCATCCCCGAGCCTCCTGGGTACCTGCTCTTCCCCGGGCTGCACGAGCAGGGCGCCGGGCACCCGTCGCCTACAGGGCACGTGGACAACAACCAGGTCCACCTGGGGCTGCGCGGGGAGCTGTTCGGCCGCGCCGACCCGTACCGCCCGGTGGCCAGTCCGCGCACGGACCCCTACACGGCCGGCGCGCAGTTCCCTAACTACAGCCCCATGAACATGAACATGGGCGTGAACGTGGCGGCCCACCACGGGCCCGGCGCCTTCTTCCGTTACATGCGGCAGCCCATCAAGCAGGAGCTGTCGTGCAAGTGGATCGACGAGGCTCAGCTGAGCCGGCCCAAGAAGAGCTGCGACCGGACCTTCAGCACCATGCACGAGCTGGTGACACATGTCACCATGGAGCATGTGGGGGGCCCGGAGCAGAACAACCACGTCTGCTACTGGGAGGAGTGCCCTCGCGAGGGCAAGTCCTTCAAGGCGAAGTACAAACTGGTCAACCACATTCGCGTgcacacgggcgagaagccctTCCCGTGCCCCTTCCCGGGCTGCGGGAAGATCTTTGCCCGCTCCGAGAACCTCAAGATCCACAAGAGGACCCACACAG GTGAGAAACCTTTCAAATGTGAATTTGAAGGCTGTGACAGACGCTTTGCCAACAGCAGCGACCGCAAGaagcacatgcatgtgcacacctCGGACAAGCCCTATATCTGCAAAGTGTGCGACAAGTCCTACACGCACCCGAGCTCTCTGCGCAAGCACATGAAG tGTTGTCCTGCTTGGTATCCGGGACAGTCTCTAATTCCTGACGAAGAACTTGATACTGACGTGGGTATGCAGCAGCCAGCCCTCCATAACACTACCTATCCTAAATGCAGGGTTCACGCCCAACCTACTGTGCAAGAAATGATTTACTGA
- the ZIC3 gene encoding zinc finger protein ZIC 3 isoform X1, with the protein MTMLLDGGPQFPGLGVGSFGAPRHHEMPNREPAGMGLNPFGDSPHAAAAAAAAAAFKLSPAAAHDLSSGQSSAFTPQGSGYANALGHHHHHHHHHHHAGQVPSYGGAASAAFNSTRDFLFRQRGSGLGEAASGGGQHGLFAGSASSLHAPAGIPEPPGYLLFPGLHEQGAGHPSPTGHVDNNQVHLGLRGELFGRADPYRPVASPRTDPYTAGAQFPNYSPMNMNMGVNVAAHHGPGAFFRYMRQPIKQELSCKWIDEAQLSRPKKSCDRTFSTMHELVTHVTMEHVGGPEQNNHVCYWEECPREGKSFKAKYKLVNHIRVHTGEKPFPCPFPGCGKIFARSENLKIHKRTHTGEKPFKCEFEGCDRRFANSSDRKKHMHVHTSDKPYICKVCDKSYTHPSSLRKHMKVHESQGSDSSPAASSGYESSTPPAIASANSKDTTKTPSAVQTSTSHNPGLPPNFNEWYV; encoded by the exons ATGACGATGCTCCTGGACGGAGGCCCGCAGTTCCCCGGGCTGGGAGTGGGCAGCTTCGGCGCGCCGCGCCACCACGAGATGCCCAACCGCGAGCCGGCGGGCATGGGGCTGAATCCCTTCGGGGACTCGCcccacgccgccgccgccgccgccgccgccgccgccttcaAGCTGAGCCCCGCCGCGGCTCACGATCTGTCTTCGGGCCAGAGCTCCGCGTTCACGCCGCAGGGCTCGGGTTACGCCAACGCCCTgggccatcaccaccaccaccatcaccaccatcaccacgcCGGCCAGGTGCCCAGCTACGGCGGTGCAGCCTCCGCCGCCTTCAACTCCACGCGCGACTTTCTGTTCCGCCAGCGCGGCTCCGGGCTCGGCGAGGCGGCCTCGGGTGGCGGGCAGCACGGGCTCTTCGCCGGCTCGGCGAGCAGCCTGCACGCTCCAGCTGGCATCCCCGAGCCTCCTGGGTACCTGCTCTTCCCCGGGCTGCACGAGCAGGGCGCCGGGCACCCGTCGCCTACAGGGCACGTGGACAACAACCAGGTCCACCTGGGGCTGCGCGGGGAGCTGTTCGGCCGCGCCGACCCGTACCGCCCGGTGGCCAGTCCGCGCACGGACCCCTACACGGCCGGCGCGCAGTTCCCTAACTACAGCCCCATGAACATGAACATGGGCGTGAACGTGGCGGCCCACCACGGGCCCGGCGCCTTCTTCCGTTACATGCGGCAGCCCATCAAGCAGGAGCTGTCGTGCAAGTGGATCGACGAGGCTCAGCTGAGCCGGCCCAAGAAGAGCTGCGACCGGACCTTCAGCACCATGCACGAGCTGGTGACACATGTCACCATGGAGCATGTGGGGGGCCCGGAGCAGAACAACCACGTCTGCTACTGGGAGGAGTGCCCTCGCGAGGGCAAGTCCTTCAAGGCGAAGTACAAACTGGTCAACCACATTCGCGTgcacacgggcgagaagccctTCCCGTGCCCCTTCCCGGGCTGCGGGAAGATCTTTGCCCGCTCCGAGAACCTCAAGATCCACAAGAGGACCCACACAG GTGAGAAACCTTTCAAATGTGAATTTGAAGGCTGTGACAGACGCTTTGCCAACAGCAGCGACCGCAAGaagcacatgcatgtgcacacctCGGACAAGCCCTATATCTGCAAAGTGTGCGACAAGTCCTACACGCACCCGAGCTCTCTGCGCAAGCACATGAAG GTTCATGAATCTCAAGGGTCAGATTCCTCCCCTGCTGCCAGTTCAGGCTATGAATCTTCCACTCCACCCGCTATAGCTTCTGCAAACAGTAAAGATACCACTAAAACCCCTTCTGCAGTTCAAACTAGCACCAGCCACAACCCTGGACTTCCTCCCAATTTTAACGAATGGTACGTCTGA